A DNA window from Micromonospora inyonensis contains the following coding sequences:
- the fabG gene encoding beta-ketoacyl-ACP reductase: MARTVLVTGGNRGIGLAIAQAFAKQGDRVAVTHRSGDAPDGLFGVRCDVTDSASVDEAFTAVEAELGGVEVLVANAGITDDTLLMRMSEEQFTRVLDTNLTGAFRCAQRASRKMLRARWGRMIFVSSVVGLYGGMGQVNYAASKAGMVGVARSITRELGSRNITANVVAPGFVDTDMTAALPQERRDQYLGAIPAGRFATAEEVAGVVTWLAGDSAAYVSGAVIPVDGGLGMGH; the protein is encoded by the coding sequence GTGGCCCGTACCGTGCTGGTGACCGGGGGTAACCGGGGGATCGGCCTGGCCATCGCGCAGGCCTTCGCCAAGCAGGGCGACCGGGTCGCGGTGACCCACCGCTCCGGCGACGCTCCCGACGGGCTGTTCGGGGTCCGCTGCGACGTCACCGACTCCGCCTCGGTCGACGAGGCGTTCACCGCCGTCGAGGCGGAACTGGGTGGCGTCGAGGTGCTGGTGGCCAACGCCGGCATCACCGACGACACGCTGCTCATGCGGATGTCCGAGGAGCAGTTCACCCGGGTGCTGGACACCAACCTGACCGGCGCGTTCCGCTGCGCCCAGCGCGCCTCCCGCAAGATGCTCCGCGCCCGCTGGGGCCGGATGATCTTCGTCTCCTCGGTGGTCGGCCTCTACGGCGGCATGGGCCAGGTCAACTACGCCGCCAGCAAGGCCGGCATGGTCGGCGTGGCCCGGTCGATCACCCGCGAGCTGGGTTCCCGCAACATCACCGCCAACGTCGTCGCACCCGGGTTCGTCGACACCGACATGACCGCGGCGCTGCCGCAGGAGCGGCGCGACCAGTACCTAGGCGCCATTCCGGCCGGCCGGTTCGCCACCGCCGAGGAGGTGGCCGGGGTGGTCACCTGGCTGGCGGGCGACAGCGCGGCCTACGTCTCCGGCGCCGTCATCCCGGTCGACGGCGGCCTGGGCATGGGCCACTGA
- the fabI gene encoding enoyl-ACP reductase FabI, which produces MSGLLAGKRLLVTGVITDASIAFSVAKLAQENGAQVVLTGYGRLSLVERIAKRLPQPAPVIELDVTNAEQLAGLPDKVREHVDGLDGVVHSIGFAPQSCLGGGFLDAPWEDVATALHVSTYSYKSLAMAALPLMSPGGAVVGLTFDATKAWPVYDWMGVAKAGLESASRYLALHLGPKGIRSNLVAAGPLRTIAAKSIPGFEQFETTWSERAPLGWSLDDQEPAARACLALLSDWFPATTGEIVHVDGGYHALGAA; this is translated from the coding sequence ATGTCCGGACTGCTGGCCGGTAAGCGGCTGCTGGTCACCGGCGTCATCACCGACGCCTCGATCGCCTTCTCGGTGGCGAAGCTGGCCCAGGAGAACGGCGCGCAGGTCGTGCTCACCGGGTACGGCCGGCTCTCGCTGGTCGAACGGATCGCCAAGCGGCTGCCCCAGCCGGCCCCGGTGATCGAACTCGACGTCACCAACGCCGAGCAGCTCGCCGGCCTCCCGGACAAGGTCCGCGAGCACGTCGACGGCCTGGACGGGGTGGTCCACTCGATCGGCTTCGCCCCGCAGAGCTGCCTCGGCGGCGGCTTCCTCGACGCCCCCTGGGAGGACGTGGCCACCGCGCTGCACGTCTCCACGTACTCCTACAAGTCGCTGGCGATGGCGGCGCTGCCGCTGATGTCCCCGGGCGGTGCGGTGGTCGGCCTCACCTTCGACGCCACCAAGGCCTGGCCGGTCTACGACTGGATGGGCGTGGCCAAGGCCGGGCTGGAGTCCGCCTCCCGCTACCTGGCGTTGCACCTCGGCCCGAAGGGCATCCGGAGCAACCTGGTCGCCGCCGGCCCGCTGCGCACCATCGCGGCGAAGTCCATCCCCGGGTTCGAGCAGTTCGAGACGACGTGGAGCGAGCGGGCACCGCTGGGCTGGAGCCTCGACGACCAGGAGCCGGCCGCGCGGGCCTGCCTTGCCCTGCTCTCCGACTGGTTCCCGGCCACCACCGGCGAGATCGTCCACGTCGACGGCGGGTACCACGCCCTCGGGGCCGCCTGA
- a CDS encoding ferrochelatase produces the protein MAYDAVVLVSFGGPERPEDVMPFLQNVTRGRGIPPERLAEVAEHYQHFGGVSPINQQCRDLLAAVRADFAAHGLDLPVYWGNRNWHPMLADTVAQMRDDGVRHALAFVTSAYGGYSSCRQYQEDIAAARAAVGPDAPVVDKLRQFWDHPGFVQPHADAVTAALHRLDPAKRATTRVVFTAHSVPTSMAATAGPHGGRYEAQLHETARLVAAAAAPDLAYDLVWQSRSGPPQVPWLEPDVNDHLAKLPGEGVTSVVVSPVGFVSDHLEVVWDLDTEALSTARQLGLDFVRAGTPGTDPRFVAMVRELVTERLDPDTTARRRLGEVPCWDTCPTACCVPPRRPRPVTDASPDQP, from the coding sequence ATGGCGTACGACGCGGTGGTGCTGGTCTCCTTCGGTGGTCCGGAGCGGCCCGAGGACGTGATGCCGTTCCTCCAGAACGTGACCCGGGGCCGGGGGATCCCCCCGGAGCGGCTCGCCGAGGTGGCCGAGCACTACCAGCACTTCGGCGGGGTCTCCCCGATCAACCAGCAGTGCCGCGACCTGCTCGCCGCCGTCCGGGCCGACTTCGCCGCCCACGGGCTCGACCTGCCCGTGTACTGGGGCAACCGCAACTGGCACCCGATGCTCGCCGACACCGTCGCGCAGATGCGCGACGACGGGGTGCGCCACGCGTTGGCGTTCGTCACCAGCGCGTACGGCGGCTACTCCTCCTGCCGGCAGTACCAGGAGGACATCGCGGCGGCCCGGGCGGCGGTCGGCCCGGATGCGCCCGTGGTCGACAAGCTCCGCCAGTTCTGGGACCATCCCGGCTTCGTCCAGCCGCACGCCGACGCGGTCACCGCGGCGCTTCACCGGCTCGACCCGGCGAAGCGGGCCACCACCCGGGTGGTCTTCACCGCGCACTCGGTACCCACCTCGATGGCGGCCACCGCCGGCCCGCACGGCGGCCGGTACGAGGCCCAACTGCACGAGACCGCCCGGCTGGTCGCCGCGGCGGCGGCCCCGGACCTGGCGTACGACCTGGTGTGGCAGAGCCGCTCCGGGCCGCCGCAGGTGCCGTGGCTGGAGCCGGACGTCAACGACCACCTGGCCAAGCTCCCCGGAGAGGGCGTCACCAGCGTGGTGGTCAGCCCGGTCGGGTTCGTCTCCGACCACCTGGAGGTGGTCTGGGATCTCGACACCGAGGCCCTGAGCACGGCCCGGCAGCTCGGCCTGGACTTCGTCCGGGCCGGTACCCCCGGCACCGACCCCCGGTTCGTGGCCATGGTCCGCGAACTGGTCACCGAGCGGCTCGACCCGGACACCACCGCCCGCCGCCGGCTCGGGGAGGTGCCCTGCTGGGACACCTGCCCGACGGCGTGCTGTGTCCCGCCCCGCCGCCCCCGACCCGTCACCGACGCCAGCCCCGACCAGCCGTGA
- a CDS encoding HAD-IIA family hydrolase, whose translation MGHLPDGVLCPAPPPPTRHRRQPRPAVRNPMIERKPVASWLTDMDGVLVHEGQPVPGAPEFVNRLRASGKPFLVLTNNSIYTPRDLCARLNRMGFEVPEHAIWTAALATAQFLADQRPGGTAYVIGEAGLTTALHAVGYVLTDFEPDYVVLGETRTYSFEAITKAVRLINGGARFICTNPDVTGPSVEGALPAAGSVAAMISKATGVEPYFVGKPNPMMMRSALNTIEAHSESTAMIGDRMDTDILCGLEAGLETILVLTGISTRAEAERYPYRPSRIVGSVVDLIDEI comes from the coding sequence CTGGGACACCTGCCCGACGGCGTGCTGTGTCCCGCCCCGCCGCCCCCGACCCGTCACCGACGCCAGCCCCGACCAGCCGTGAGGAACCCGATGATCGAGCGGAAGCCGGTGGCCAGTTGGCTCACCGACATGGACGGCGTGCTGGTGCACGAGGGCCAGCCGGTGCCGGGCGCCCCGGAGTTCGTCAACCGGCTGCGCGCCTCGGGCAAGCCGTTCCTGGTGCTGACCAACAACTCCATCTACACGCCCCGCGACCTGTGCGCCCGGCTCAACCGGATGGGCTTCGAGGTGCCGGAGCACGCGATCTGGACGGCGGCCCTGGCCACCGCGCAGTTCCTGGCCGACCAGCGCCCCGGCGGCACCGCGTACGTGATCGGTGAGGCGGGGCTGACCACCGCGCTGCACGCGGTCGGGTACGTGCTCACCGACTTCGAGCCGGACTACGTGGTGCTGGGGGAGACGCGCACCTACAGTTTCGAGGCGATCACCAAGGCGGTCCGGCTGATCAACGGCGGTGCCCGCTTCATCTGCACCAACCCGGACGTCACCGGCCCGTCGGTGGAGGGGGCGCTGCCGGCGGCCGGCTCGGTCGCGGCGATGATCTCCAAGGCGACCGGGGTGGAGCCGTACTTCGTGGGCAAGCCGAACCCGATGATGATGCGGTCGGCGCTGAACACCATCGAGGCGCACTCCGAGAGCACCGCGATGATCGGCGACCGGATGGACACCGACATCCTCTGCGGCCTGGAGGCGGGGCTGGAGACCATCCTCGTGCTCACCGGCATCAGCACCCGGGCCGAGGCGGAGCGGTACCCGTACCGGCCGTCGCGGATCGTCGGCTCGGTGGTCGACCTGATCGACGAGATCTGA
- a CDS encoding DUF3097 domain-containing protein, producing MGRRYGEDVLSGDWRRRRAVPEVDAEPDLVVEEADSGFCGAVVGFEAGAVVLEDRHGRRRNFPLLPAAFLLDGEPVTLRRPTRAPVPAARRRTASGSIAVEGVRAQVAKASRIWVEGVHDAALVERIWGDDLRIEGVVVEPLDGIDALDAEVRAFAPGPTRRLGVLVDHLVPGSKESRIVARVDSPYVLVTGHPYVDVWQAVKPAALGIRAWPVVPPGRPWKEGVCAALGVAGPADMWRHILSRVDSFADVETPLINAMERLIDFVTEPG from the coding sequence ATGGGGAGGCGATACGGCGAGGACGTGCTGTCGGGGGACTGGCGGCGGCGCAGGGCGGTGCCCGAGGTGGACGCCGAACCCGACCTGGTGGTCGAGGAGGCCGACTCGGGCTTCTGCGGCGCGGTGGTCGGGTTCGAGGCCGGCGCGGTGGTGCTGGAGGACCGGCACGGCCGACGGCGCAACTTCCCGCTGCTGCCGGCGGCGTTCCTGCTCGACGGCGAACCGGTCACGCTGCGCCGGCCGACCCGCGCGCCGGTGCCCGCCGCCCGCCGCCGCACCGCCTCCGGTTCGATCGCCGTCGAGGGGGTACGCGCCCAGGTGGCAAAGGCCAGCCGGATCTGGGTGGAGGGGGTGCACGACGCCGCCCTGGTGGAGCGGATCTGGGGCGACGACCTGCGCATCGAGGGGGTCGTGGTGGAGCCGCTGGACGGCATCGACGCCCTCGACGCCGAGGTGCGCGCCTTCGCCCCCGGCCCGACCCGACGGCTCGGGGTGCTCGTCGACCACCTGGTGCCCGGCTCGAAGGAGAGCCGGATCGTCGCCCGGGTCGACTCGCCGTACGTGCTGGTGACCGGGCATCCCTACGTCGACGTCTGGCAGGCCGTGAAACCGGCGGCGCTCGGCATCCGGGCCTGGCCGGTGGTGCCGCCGGGGCGGCCCTGGAAGGAGGGGGTCTGCGCCGCGCTCGGGGTGGCCGGGCCCGCCGACATGTGGCGGCACATCCTCTCCCGGGTCGACAGCTTCGCCGACGTGGAGACTCCACTGATCAACGCGATGGAACGCCTCATCGACTTCGTCACCGAGCCCGGCTGA
- a CDS encoding serine hydrolase domain-containing protein, whose amino-acid sequence MSLLPETARQVDALVTTAQSTGRTPSLVIGVVRGGTLAHLSVAGEHPRPDADLQYRIGSISKTMTAVLVMQLRDAGRLALDDPLERHLPGTGVGTLTLRQLLGHASGLQREPDGQWWERAEGSDLATLLTGVTAEKLAYPPHRGYHYSNLAYGLLGGVLEAVTGTPWFALLRERILDPLGMRRTTYQATEPFARGYVVHPWHDTLREEPRTDTGAMAPAGQLWFTATDLATWAAFLADPAPEVLAPESLTEMCAPVVISDLDSWRSGHGLGLELHRQGDRVYVGHGGSMPGYVAALAVHRPSRTGIVGFANSYGFRNGGIGTLGLEVLTTVLDAEPTPAAPWRPAAAPPPAEVAELTGRWWWMGHPTDVTWDGGAGHLVAYRRGERMLRFAPEAPDRWRGCSAEEDGELLTVLRDGSGHAVALDVATFVLTRSPDEEP is encoded by the coding sequence ATGTCCCTGCTGCCGGAGACCGCCCGCCAGGTGGATGCCCTCGTCACCACGGCCCAGTCCACCGGGCGCACCCCCTCGCTGGTGATCGGCGTGGTACGGGGCGGGACACTGGCCCATCTCAGCGTGGCCGGCGAGCATCCCCGCCCCGACGCCGACCTCCAGTACCGGATCGGCTCGATCAGCAAGACCATGACGGCGGTCCTGGTCATGCAACTCCGCGACGCCGGGCGACTCGCGCTCGACGACCCGCTGGAACGGCACCTGCCCGGCACCGGAGTCGGCACCCTGACCCTGCGTCAACTTCTCGGCCACGCCAGCGGCCTGCAACGTGAGCCGGACGGGCAGTGGTGGGAGCGCGCCGAGGGCAGCGATCTGGCGACCCTGCTCACCGGGGTGACGGCGGAGAAGCTGGCCTACCCGCCGCACCGGGGCTACCACTACTCCAACCTGGCGTACGGGCTGCTCGGTGGGGTGCTGGAGGCGGTCACCGGTACGCCGTGGTTCGCCCTGCTGCGGGAGCGGATCCTCGACCCGCTCGGCATGCGCCGCACCACGTACCAGGCCACCGAGCCGTTCGCCCGGGGCTACGTGGTGCATCCCTGGCACGACACGCTGCGGGAGGAACCGCGGACCGACACCGGGGCGATGGCCCCCGCCGGGCAGCTCTGGTTCACCGCGACGGACCTGGCGACCTGGGCGGCCTTCCTCGCCGACCCGGCACCGGAGGTGCTCGCCCCGGAGAGCCTGACCGAGATGTGCGCCCCCGTGGTGATCAGCGACCTCGACTCCTGGCGTAGCGGGCACGGCCTCGGGCTGGAGCTCCACCGCCAGGGCGACCGGGTGTACGTCGGGCACGGCGGCTCGATGCCGGGGTACGTCGCCGCGCTGGCGGTGCACCGTCCGTCCCGCACCGGCATCGTCGGCTTCGCCAACTCGTACGGCTTCCGGAACGGCGGGATCGGCACGCTCGGCCTGGAGGTGCTCACCACCGTGCTGGACGCCGAGCCGACCCCGGCGGCGCCGTGGCGGCCTGCCGCCGCACCACCGCCAGCGGAGGTGGCCGAGCTGACCGGGCGCTGGTGGTGGATGGGGCACCCGACCGACGTCACCTGGGACGGCGGCGCGGGTCACCTGGTGGCGTACCGGCGGGGCGAGCGGATGCTCCGGTTCGCGCCGGAGGCGCCGGACCGCTGGCGGGGCTGCTCCGCCGAGGAGGACGGCGAACTGCTCACCGTGCTGCGCGACGGCAGCGGACACGCGGTCGCCCTGGACGTGGCGACCTTCGTCCTCACCCGCAGTCCGGACGAGGAGCCCTGA
- a CDS encoding NfeD family protein, with amino-acid sequence MDTLLWIVLGALLAVAEIFTTTLFLIMFAAGAFAAAGAAALGAPVGVQAIVFAAVSALTVLTARPTIQRHRRSALSTGEQPFGVEALEGTNALVLEQVDAEGGLVKIDGELWSARSYDATHVFVPGQRVQVIQVRGATALVWQDDISPGELPRSGG; translated from the coding sequence GTGGACACGTTGCTCTGGATCGTGCTGGGTGCGCTGCTCGCTGTCGCGGAGATTTTCACGACGACGCTCTTCCTGATCATGTTCGCGGCCGGAGCTTTCGCCGCGGCGGGTGCGGCGGCGCTCGGCGCGCCGGTCGGGGTGCAGGCGATCGTCTTCGCGGCGGTCTCCGCACTGACGGTCCTGACGGCCCGTCCCACGATCCAGCGGCACCGCCGCTCGGCGCTCTCCACCGGCGAGCAGCCGTTCGGGGTGGAGGCCCTGGAAGGGACCAACGCGTTGGTGCTGGAGCAGGTCGACGCCGAGGGTGGCCTGGTGAAGATCGACGGCGAGTTGTGGAGCGCCCGCTCGTACGACGCGACGCACGTCTTCGTGCCCGGGCAGCGCGTCCAGGTGATCCAGGTCCGGGGCGCGACCGCCCTGGTCTGGCAGGACGACATCTCCCCCGGCGAGCTTCCCCGGTCGGGAGGGTGA
- a CDS encoding SPFH domain-containing protein produces MELVIAVLFGAMALVAVIALAKAVRIVPQQRQDVVERLGKYKRTLNPGLNLLVPFIDAVRTKVDMREQVVSFPPQPVITSDNLVVSIDTVLYFKVIDSARATYEISNFLQAIEQLTVTTLRNVIGSLDLERALTSREEINRHLSGVLDETTGRWGIKVTRVEIKAIEPPPSIRDSMEKQMRAERDRRAAILNAEGHKQSQILTAEGEKQAAVLRADGDRQARILQAEGQAKAIRTVFDAIHQANPSQKVLAYQYLQALPQIANGTANKVWIVPAELTKALEGMGGALGGLSQMVGDAPTAQASSGASDVEREAAEAAQAAAAAARQIHDEVRVAEAQATGGHGPQGLPAPEPVSPNSLLQDPADQRERG; encoded by the coding sequence ATGGAACTGGTGATCGCGGTGCTGTTCGGCGCCATGGCGCTGGTCGCGGTGATCGCTCTGGCCAAGGCGGTGCGCATCGTGCCGCAGCAGCGTCAGGACGTGGTCGAGCGGCTCGGCAAGTACAAGCGCACCCTGAACCCCGGGCTGAACCTGCTGGTCCCGTTCATCGACGCGGTACGTACCAAGGTCGACATGCGCGAGCAGGTGGTCAGCTTCCCGCCGCAGCCGGTGATCACCTCGGACAACCTGGTCGTCTCGATCGACACCGTGCTCTACTTCAAGGTGATCGACTCGGCGCGGGCCACGTACGAGATCTCGAACTTCCTCCAGGCGATCGAGCAGCTCACCGTCACCACGCTGCGGAACGTGATCGGCTCGCTGGACCTGGAGCGGGCGCTGACCAGCCGGGAGGAGATCAACCGGCACCTGTCCGGTGTGCTGGACGAGACCACCGGCCGCTGGGGCATCAAGGTGACCCGGGTGGAGATCAAGGCGATCGAGCCGCCGCCGAGCATCCGTGACTCGATGGAGAAGCAGATGCGCGCCGAGCGGGACCGCCGGGCCGCGATCCTCAACGCCGAGGGGCACAAGCAGTCGCAGATCCTCACCGCCGAGGGTGAGAAGCAGGCGGCGGTGCTGCGGGCCGACGGTGACCGGCAGGCGCGGATCCTCCAGGCCGAGGGGCAGGCGAAGGCGATCCGGACCGTCTTCGACGCGATCCACCAGGCCAACCCGAGCCAGAAGGTGCTCGCCTACCAGTACCTCCAGGCCCTGCCCCAGATCGCCAACGGCACCGCCAACAAGGTCTGGATCGTTCCGGCCGAGTTGACCAAGGCCCTGGAGGGCATGGGCGGCGCGCTCGGCGGGCTGAGCCAGATGGTCGGTGACGCCCCGACGGCGCAGGCCTCGTCCGGGGCGAGCGACGTGGAGCGGGAGGCCGCCGAGGCCGCGCAGGCCGCGGCGGCCGCCGCCCGGCAGATCCACGACGAGGTACGCGTCGCCGAGGCGCAGGCCACCGGCGGCCACGGCCCGCAGGGGCTGCCCGCGCCGGAGCCGGTGTCCCCGAACAGCCTGCTCCAGGACCCGGCCGACCAGCGCGAACGGGGCTGA